The genomic stretch TCGCTCAACATCCCCACTGTCGACCTCGCCGACCTCGCGTCGGATGACTCCGCTCGTGTCGAGCGCGCCGCCGCGGCGATCCGCGAGGCCTTTGGCGTCTTTGGTCTCGTGTACCTGAAGAACCACGGCGTCGACACCCAGGCGCTGAACCGGTTCTACGACGCGTTCGCGGCATTCATCGGCCGGCCCGCCGAGGAGAAGAAGCCCTACGGCCGCGCGGACATCTGGTACCAGCGCGGCTGGACGCCTCCGAACACCGAGGTCGCGGTCGCCAGCAATGGCCAGCCGGACTTCAAGGAGTGCTACTTCGTCGCGCCCTACCCCAACGACGCGCAGTCCGCGCTCGAGTTCCCGGAGCTGTACCCGGAGAACGTGTGGCCCCAGAACGCGCCGCCCTACTTCGAGGACGGCATCATGACGCTGGGCCGCTCCCTCCATGAGGCCGGCCTGAAGCTGCTCCGTGGCTCCGCGGTGGCCCTGGGCCTGCCGGAGACACTGTTCACCGACCTGTGCGACCGGGGCGCCCACGTCACCCGCGCGCTCCAGTACCTGCCGCTCACCAACGCGCAGGTGAACACGGACATCGTCTGGGGCGAGGAGCACACCGACTTCAACCTGCTCACCCTGCTCCCGGGCGGCCGCTTCCTGGACCCGGAAGGCAGCCCCGCGCCCGGCCCCGACAATAAGAGCGGCCTCTACCTCCGCACCCGCGCGACGCCCGAAGCGCCCAACGGCCTCCAGGTGCGCGGAACGGCGCCGGCGGGCTGCATCGTGGCGCAGGTGGGCCAGCAATTGGAGATCCTCACGGGTGGCACCTTCCTCGCCACGCCGCACGTCATCACCGCCCCGGGCGTGCCGGGTTGGCAGCGCCAGTCCGCCGCGCACTTCATGCACGTGCACACGAACACCGTGCTCTTCCCGCTGGAGAAGTTCCGCAGCGCGGATGCCGTCCGGAACTACGCGCCGCCCGTGCTCGCGGGGACGTATGACATCAAGACGCTGGTGGACATCGGCCTGGCGCCCGCGAGTGCGCTCGACAAGCTGGGTTACCGGCACTACGACCGGCTGAACCGCCAGCGCGCTGGCGCGTAGTCCTGGCGGTACCGCTTGAGGCCCCGGAGACAACCGGGGCCTCGCGTGAAACACAGTCATCAATCACAGATAAACTCAATCACAGACACTGAAGACAGCCATTGTGCGCCTGTCATTGTATTTGTCCTGCAGTGACAGACTCTGTCATTGGCGAGGCCCCTTGCCGTCCGCTCGTCATCTGCCGGAGGGTGCCAAAAACCACTGAAAAGAACTTCATGTAGGCATTGCCCTCCCGGATGAGGCGCAATTCCATGCGAGGAGGAAGGCCGGCGGCCCCTGAAAACCACTGATGACGTGTTCATGTAGGCATTGCGCGTCCCCCTCCGGCGCCTGGCCGCGCGCCAACGTGTCAGGCGGGCGGGCGACCAGCATCACGACGCGCGAAAACTGACTGAAGGTTCGTTCATGTAGGCATGGTGCATCCGTGCCGCAGACTCTTGGGGCCTCCGTCCTGGGGCCGTGCGTTGCCGCCATTCCAGTGTGTCGCCTGTGCGACAGAGATACCGTCCCAGAGGTAGAGGCAATGGCGTCCTGGTGGCAGACCAGTCAAGGGTAGCGCGCCCTGCCCCCGTCGGCGTGACCCGCCTCAGGGTGAGGAGCTTCGCCGCACGATGCACCCCATCATCGACTTCAAGACGCTCTTCGACGTCTCACCCAACCCGTACATGCTGCTCGACCGCGAGCTGCGCTTCGTCGCCGCCAACCTGGCGTACCTGCGCGTCACGGCCAGCAAGCTGGACGAGCTGCTTGGCCGGAGCGTCTTCGAGGCCTTCCCGGACGACCCCTCGGACCCGAACAGCGCCAATCTCCGGCAGCTCCGGGAGTCCTTCCTGCGCGTCCTCGCAAAGCGGGCGCCGGACATCCTGGCCCTGATTGCCTACCGCGTCCCCGAGTTGACGAATCAGGGCGTCGTCCCGACGTACCGGTACTGGAGTGCCACCCACATCCCCCTGCTCGATGCCTCGGGCGAGGTGGCCTACATCCTCCAGCACACCATGGACGTCACGGAGCTCCAGCGGCTGCAGGAGGCCGTCCAGGCCGCGACCGGCTCCACCGGCACCAGCAAGCCTCCACCATCGCAGCTGGAAGCCGGCGTCTTCCAGCGCGCGCTGCAGGTCCAGGAAGCGAACCAGAACCTGGACCAGGAGCGGCGCCACCTCCGTCGACTGTTCGAGCAGGCGCCCGGCTTCATGTGCTTCCTTCGCGGTCAGGACCATGTCGTCGAGCTGGCGAACGCGGCCTATATGCAGCTCGTCGGCCACCGGGACATCCTCGGCAAGCGCATCCGGGACGCCCTGCCCGAAGTGGACGGACAGGGGTACTTCGAGCTGCTGGACCGTGTCTTCACCACGGGTCAGGCCTTTGTCGGCCGGGGCATGAAGGTCTTCCTCCAGCGAACCCCCGACGACACGCTGGCGGAGAGCTACGTCGACCTCGTGTATCAGCCCATCATCGAGCCGGACGGGTCCATCTCCGGCATCTTCGTCCAGGGCCACGACATCACGGAGCAGAAGCGCGCCCAGGACGAGCTGCGCCAGTACAAGGA from Myxococcus xanthus encodes the following:
- a CDS encoding isopenicillin N synthase family dioxygenase, translating into MAETSSLNIPTVDLADLASDDSARVERAAAAIREAFGVFGLVYLKNHGVDTQALNRFYDAFAAFIGRPAEEKKPYGRADIWYQRGWTPPNTEVAVASNGQPDFKECYFVAPYPNDAQSALEFPELYPENVWPQNAPPYFEDGIMTLGRSLHEAGLKLLRGSAVALGLPETLFTDLCDRGAHVTRALQYLPLTNAQVNTDIVWGEEHTDFNLLTLLPGGRFLDPEGSPAPGPDNKSGLYLRTRATPEAPNGLQVRGTAPAGCIVAQVGQQLEILTGGTFLATPHVITAPGVPGWQRQSAAHFMHVHTNTVLFPLEKFRSADAVRNYAPPVLAGTYDIKTLVDIGLAPASALDKLGYRHYDRLNRQRAGA